The Bernardetia litoralis DSM 6794 genome includes a window with the following:
- a CDS encoding cation:proton antiporter, with amino-acid sequence MLELAGLLVLGFFAQWLSWRIKVPAILPLIIIGLVVGPISTLFTGDEGYLVSKGPKLIDGDSIFQGKVLFDVVSLAVGLILFEGGLTLKLSEVKVLGKAVRNIIVIGSAVTMAGGTVAAMLIMDFTLQTSLLFGSLIIVTGPTVIGPILRNVKPNFNITTVLKWEGILIDPVGALIAILTYEFIISGTAGAQIGWIALKTFAITIAVGIAIGWATAWLGNLLINKELIPKYLQNIVMLGLVISSFALSNSIQHESGLLAVTVMGMALVNMKTSNLKEIISFNEDLVIILISFLFVLLSSRIDIVDIELVLTTNSFILFAVVVFILRPLSVFLSTWGTNLTLNEKIFLSYICPRGIVTAAVASIFSISLFQSTDYIIPLDEAAMLLPLVFLVIVGTVVLQGLTAKPIAKLLGVTRKEPNGVAFLSADESARFIAKILQRYNIPVLLADTSKANTREATMQQIPVYEGSILNEEAWEEVDFAQYGQLWAMTPNAEINALACRILGEELVKDKTFRFISNREQETLNKDDYPKNILFEGRADFIAFSHFIRKNPEVKEKQVNSREEVLAILDAAENKGKVIPLFVINDKNFIEPALALTPLEVGKENKFIYLQIS; translated from the coding sequence ATGCTCGAACTTGCAGGGCTTCTCGTACTTGGTTTTTTTGCCCAATGGCTATCATGGCGTATCAAAGTACCAGCTATTCTTCCCCTTATTATTATTGGTCTTGTAGTAGGGCCTATTTCTACGCTTTTTACAGGTGATGAAGGCTATCTAGTTTCAAAAGGACCTAAACTTATTGATGGAGATTCTATTTTTCAAGGAAAAGTTCTTTTTGATGTAGTGTCTTTAGCTGTTGGGCTAATTCTCTTTGAAGGTGGATTAACATTAAAATTATCTGAAGTAAAAGTGTTAGGAAAAGCTGTTCGTAATATAATTGTGATTGGTTCTGCTGTAACAATGGCAGGAGGAACGGTTGCTGCTATGTTGATTATGGATTTTACACTTCAAACATCATTACTTTTTGGTTCATTGATAATTGTAACAGGCCCTACTGTGATTGGACCTATTCTTAGGAATGTAAAACCAAATTTTAACATTACAACTGTCTTGAAATGGGAAGGGATTCTAATTGACCCTGTTGGAGCATTAATAGCTATTTTGACGTATGAATTTATTATTTCAGGAACAGCAGGAGCGCAAATTGGCTGGATTGCTCTCAAAACTTTTGCCATCACTATTGCTGTCGGAATTGCGATAGGTTGGGCAACAGCTTGGTTGGGTAACTTATTGATAAACAAAGAATTAATACCTAAGTATCTTCAGAATATTGTGATGTTGGGATTGGTGATTTCATCTTTTGCCTTGTCAAATTCTATTCAGCACGAATCAGGCTTACTTGCCGTTACGGTAATGGGAATGGCTTTAGTAAATATGAAAACTTCGAATCTCAAAGAAATTATTTCTTTTAATGAAGATTTAGTGATTATTCTAATATCTTTCTTATTTGTTCTTCTTTCTTCAAGAATTGATATTGTAGATATAGAATTAGTTCTTACAACTAATAGTTTTATTTTGTTTGCTGTGGTTGTTTTTATATTGCGTCCTTTATCGGTGTTTTTGAGTACGTGGGGAACTAATTTAACTTTAAATGAAAAAATATTTTTATCCTATATCTGTCCTCGTGGAATTGTTACGGCTGCCGTAGCTTCTATTTTTTCTATTTCTTTGTTTCAAAGTACAGATTATATTATTCCTTTGGATGAAGCTGCAATGTTATTGCCTTTAGTCTTTTTGGTTATTGTAGGAACGGTTGTTTTGCAAGGACTTACAGCCAAACCAATAGCAAAATTATTAGGTGTTACACGCAAAGAACCAAATGGAGTTGCATTTTTGAGTGCTGATGAATCGGCTCGTTTTATTGCCAAAATTCTTCAAAGATATAATATTCCTGTTTTGCTGGCTGATACTTCAAAAGCAAATACGAGAGAAGCTACTATGCAACAAATTCCAGTTTATGAAGGAAGTATTTTGAATGAAGAAGCATGGGAAGAAGTGGATTTTGCTCAATATGGACAGCTTTGGGCAATGACTCCAAATGCTGAAATTAATGCTCTAGCGTGTAGAATTTTGGGCGAAGAGTTGGTAAAAGATAAAACATTTCGTTTTATTTCCAATCGTGAACAAGAAACGCTTAATAAAGATGATTATCCAAAAAATATACTTTTTGAAGGTAGAGCTGATTTTATTGCTTTTTCGCATTTTATTCGTAAAAATCCAGAAGTAAAAGAAAAACAAGTAAATAGCCGTGAAGAAGTATTGGCAATTTTAGATGCAGCAGAAAATAAAGGAAAAGTAATTCCTTTGTTTGTCATTAATGACAAGAATTTTATCGAACCTGCTTTAGCACTTACACCTTTAGAAGTGGGAAAAGAAAATAAATTTATTTACTTACAAATTTCATAA